DNA from Antennarius striatus isolate MH-2024 chromosome 1, ASM4005453v1, whole genome shotgun sequence:
TTTATGGGTTTTTTAAGGAAGTGATGAATGAAATTTTATGGAACGGAaaattttggtttttttgttctggactgtgggaagaagctggagtaCCTTGAGGGAACCCATAGATTCAAAACCACAGCATAATGCTGTGGGACAATACCACAAACCATCATGCCCTCCAATTGCATTGTAATAAATGGAATATGTATCAGTTATAGAATAAGATTAGAAATTGACAATACAATTCTTGCTAACTTTCAGATCGATAAGTACTTGTACTCCATGCGTTTCTCGGATGAGACGCTGCTGGACATCACGCAACAGTTTCGCAGGGAACTGACCAAAGGGCTGGGTCGGGACACCAACGCCACAGCTGCACTGAAGATGCTGCCGACGTTTGTGCGATCAATACCTGACGGCTCAGGTTAGTGCATTAAACGTTTAACAAAAAGCTTTCTAGTCTTAAACCCAATTTGCCCATTTTGTCACATGATCACAGGCATTCATCACATAATCATCACTCAATAAGGTCGTCCTCTTGCATAATACCAATCTACTTCCTTTCTAACTTGTTATAAGCAACATAAACTTTTGTTCTTAAGATTCTGAAAAGAAGAGCCAAAATATTTCCTGCACTACGACTTGTAAATTTCTTTTTACTGATGCTCATTAGTTTACATTCCTTTGATTCAGCAGACATGCCATGACCTTGTTTCCAATGTACAGCAAAAGATCACAATGATGACATggagtcttttattttttatatagaaTCAACAACCATTTCATGAAACCAGTAGTTATTTGGTAAATAGTTTTCTCCAAAACTCTCTAGAACATCTAATTAATGAAGATTTATAGTGTGATGTGTTTGTACTGGCCCACTAAGGAGTAAGTTCTGGTTGGAAACAGACTGCATGTGCAGTTAGTTTGTAGGTACTGCCTGCTTTATCTCCTCTTATCAAAAGTCACTACACTCTCTGAGTCAGATACTAATGAGTTGTGATAAGCAAAGGCAGCTGTAAGCCGATTATGTTTCCATtccagacaggaaaaaaaactagTACTACTGCTCCCAACTACTGTTTGGCTGTGGATTTACTATCCACTCTAATTTATCGGTTGGAATAGTGCAATTCCATCAACAGTGATTATCcattgtgttagtgttagtTTACATAGCTCATTTGATGGACGAAATTACTGTTTAAATATATAAGTTGTAACCCCTTAAACAGTGTTTAAGGGGCTAGAATTATCACCACACAGCAAGAAGGCTTAAATGCAAAATGTGCTGCAACCCTTTGTCTCGATATCTTATTTCCTGCTTTACTGCATAGTATATGGAGGGATTGATGGATGAACTATaacttaaagaaaagaaaaaccatcTGCTCTAATGCAGCTCTCCATACAATACATTTGAGTGTAGTAAACTTCCAGTTCAGAGTTAGATGATGTGCTCGCCAGTAACAGACCTTTACTGTTGTAAAGGAAATTAATGCTGAAAATGGTTATGTAAATGTAGATGTTAAAAGGTCTGACTGCAGGTTTTTCCATCTTTCCTCCGCCTCTCTTCCAACCTTTCCGATCCCTACAGAGAAGGGAGACTTCATCGCCTTGGATTTGGGAGGCAGTAACTTCAGGATCCTCCGTGTCAAAGTGAGCCACGAGAAGAAGCAGACTGTCCAGATGGAGAGTCAGATCTACGAGACGCCAGAGGACATCATTCACGGCAGTGGGACGAGAGTGTGTTCATTTTGAATTACACACCAATATAAACTCACCGTTCCATCAGCTCCAACTGAGAACTTGTCCCTCAtcccacatctgttccagctgttcgaCCACGTTGCAGAGTGTCTCGGTGACTTCAtggaaaaacagaacatcaaagACAAGAAACTTCCAGTCGGTTTTACCTTCTCCTTCCCCTGCCGGCAGAGCAAACTAGACGAGGTAAAACGACATTAAGAATAGCTCTATAGATCAGATACTGATCAAATGTTTGGGTCAAAGCTAATaagcatattttttttacagtttgctGTGTAGTAGATGTGCCATAGTAAACTTTTCATCCATTGTCTTTCATTCAAATATCTCTGCAGGGCATTCTGGTAACATGGACTAAACGTTTCAAAGCCAATGGAGTGGAGGGAATGGATGTTGTCCAGCTGCTCAACAAAGCTATTAAGAAGCGAGGAGTGCGTTCTCTTTGACCTTTTTGCATCAATTTGATGTCACACTTCTGTaacttgaaatttaaaaaagagaaaaaaagaatcctCAGAAAATGTACTGACTTTGTTTAAGGACTACGATGCTGACATCATGGCTGTAGTGAATGATACTGTGGGAACAATGATGACCTGTGGTTTTGACGACCAGCGTTGTGAAGTCGGCATTATTATTggtaattcaacattttacaacATGTAAATAGAGATGCAATCAACCAAATTCAAGAGTGTATATGACTTTCTAGTAACCCAACCAACCAGAATCTGTTTCTGAAGGACGGAAAATGCCTGCAGTCCATTTAATGAGTAGAAACATGTTTCTCTTTGTGAAGGCACAGGCACCAATGCTTGCTACATGGAGGAGATGCATAACATCGACCTggtggagggtgatgagggCAGAATGTGTGTGAACACTGAGTGGGGAGCCTTCGGAGACGATGGAAGGCTAGAAGACATCCGGACCGAGTTCGACAGGGAGATAGACCGAGGCTCGATAAACCCTGGACAGCAGCTGTAGGTCAAACCCAAAATATTACCGCTTCAGTAATCTGCCTGATTAAATACTCCTTATGATGTGAGGAAGTGACAAAGTCAGATTTTAGATGTTATGGTTGTAAGTGAAAAGAGCGATCTCTGCTGTTTtgaatgaatttgtttttaaagtaaacACTCTGTTTCCAATTAGAAATTTAAATTGCAGTAGAGGTGGGATTCCATCCCTGCTATTTTTGTGACACTGTGCTCTGGCTTGTCAACTTGCATTGTTTGCTGGTGTCACAACTGCTGATGCTAGAAGACAGAAGCTGAGTGTTGGTTCTCTCTGGTGGCATCTTCAGCTATTACAGAGTTTGTTGGGAAGAAAagtgtatacagtatagtaACAATTATGcaaatttgtttgtctgtttttccctGCATCCCAGATTTGAGAAAATGGTCAGTGGCATGTACTTGGGGGAGCTGGTCCGTCTCATCCTGGTGAAGATGGCCAGAGACGGCATGATCTTTGAGGGGAGAATCACCCCTGAGCTGCTTACCAAGGGTAGATTTGAGACCAAACACATCTCAGCAATAGAAAAGTAGGTCTTAGTATCATTAACCATGTGAAAATCACATCATAAATTATATAAACGGCAAAATTTtgtatactgtgtatatttccattttgttaaattctttttcttctttttggttAGGAGTAAGGAGGGGTTGTCCAAGACCAGAGAGATTTTATGCAAACTTGGTTTGGAGCCCACCACTGAAGACTGCATTGCTGTCCAACATGTGTGTATAACACTGTCCACATTACACTCAAGTAATTTTATACAGTACTTTCAAACTATTGAAAACTTGTATAGAAAGTAATCATCAAGCATCAAAGTAAtgtcattcagtttattttgtgATATATATTTAGATacctttgatttttaaatgttctttttgatCATCCTGCTTTTAGGTTTGCACTGTTGTGTCTTTCCGGTCTGCTAACATGGTAGCTGCCACGCTGGCAGGCATCCTGCTGAGGCTAAAGGAAAACAAAGGAGCGACACGACTCCGGACCACCGTGGGCATCGACGGGTCTCTATACAAGATGCACCCACAGTCAGTGACAATACtattaaatattgaataaaacTGTGTGCATTTGTGCTGAATGTCTCATTGAAACGTGACACCCTGATATATCTCTCCAAGATATGCCCGTCGTCTTCATAAGGCAGTCCGTCGTTTGGTCCCAGACATCGATGTGCGGTTCCTCCTATCAGAGAGCGGCAGTGGAAAAGGTGCAGCCATGGTGACGGCGGTGGCTTATCGACTCGCCGAACACTCGCGAGAAATTGCCCAAACGTTGTCCGAATTCCGACTGACGACCGAACAACTGCTGGAGGTGAGGCCAGCGAGAGGCTGTGCTGTGTTGTAGTGGTTGGTTTGTCTAGGGTGCGTGTTCATGCATGTTTCTTAGAATATTCATCTTACATGATATACATTCCTTCAGGTTAAAAAGAGAATGAGAGAAGAGATGCAAAATGGCCTTTCAAAGACCACTCAAGACTCTGCTACTGTCAAAATGTTGCCCACTTTTGTAAAAAGCACACCTGATggcacaggtaacacacacacacacacacacacacacacacacacacatacacacacggtGCTGAAGCTCATCCTTTTGTTTCTGCTTAAAATCTGAACAAGTACATTTTCCCCAAAAAGCTTTTCATGATGCAACATGTGAGATTTTTAATAGATGCCACACTAGTAAATTTTTAGATGATCAGACATGTAAACCTGGCCTAGAACTAAACTGGCCAACACAGAGTAGCAAATTGCAATTACATATTTAACATgtaagtaaaatgaaaaaaaaaagactgtttttTCCGAAATGTAGACAAggatttattttccactttgaCCTCCTCAGCTGTTCTTATGGAACAAATCTTAAAATGCATCTCAGATGTGTTTGAAGATTTACGTGTCCCTCTCTGTTTGCCATCCTGCTTTGTTATTCAGAGAATGGCGACTTCTTAGCTTTAGATTTAGGAGGAACCAACTTTAGAGTTCTGCTGGTCAAGATTCGCTCTGGCAAGAAGAGAACAGTGGAGATGCACAACAAGATCTACGCTATTCCTCTGGAGGTGATGCAGGGCACAGGAGAGGAGGTGAGAGCCAGCCCATCCATCTGGGTTAATGAGGCCAAAGCGATGCAGATGATGGATTCAGACTTTATGTCCTTCTTCTCTTCCAGTTGTTTGATCACATTGTGCAGTGTATTAGCGACTTCCTGGATTACATGGGGATGAAGAACACTCGTCTTCCTCTGGGTTTCACCTTCTCATTCCCCTGCAGACAGACCAGCCTAGATGCTGTGAGTGTACAACCATCCATTCTTGTCTGATGTCTTACACTGTCGCTTACTTTCCTGAGAGGTTGAAGTCATGGGAACCAGCAAACGCGGTCCAACTGGGTCCGTTTTTATCTTCACAGCAAGAGAGAACTCTGATATGCTTGCATCCTTTTAAATACAATCCtattgtgtgaatgtgtgcaggGCATCCTTGTGACATGGACTAAAGGCTTCAAGGCAACAGATTGTGAAGGAGAAAACATTGTGGGACTTTTGAGGGAGGCCATAAAGAGGAGAGAGGTAGAATATGAGGAACAGCGTCACTCAGTAATATGGCAGGCTGTGCCACGCTGTAGACTGTAATGACATGTTTTtacacatatatttattatgtttCTTCCTTAAGGAATTTGACCTGGATGTAGTAGCCATAGTGAACGATACAGTGGGAACCATGATGACCTGTGCCTATGAGGAATCCACCTGTGAGATTGGACTCATTGCTGGTTAGTTTGCCTTTCAATGACTTGTTGATTCCTATTGTATTCAGATTCCTCTACCCTACAGTGTTCATGCAATATGTTCAAATCTAGGAACCGGCAGTAACGCATGTTACATGGAGGAAATGAGGAATATTGAACTGATAGAGGGGGATGTTGGACAGATGTGCATTAACATGGAGTGGGGGGCTTTTGGAGACAACGGATGCCTTGACGACATCAGAACGGAGTATGACCGCATCGTTGACGACTTCTCCCTCAATCCAGGCAAACAAAGGTTATTAATCTAATTGTGTATGAAGCCTTAACATTTGGATTcctatttattcattcatttattttagtgctgtcaggcggttaaaaaaattaatctaattaattaaaggatttgtaattaattaatctaattaatcacattttaatctcatacctgctaaaggcccccaaataaagaatttgaattctaggacattaaaattgtagtgcatgactaatcaatagaatgcaccaagaagagaagatttgaaatccacatttttattggttaagtgtgcttaaaaatgaaattcaaaagaaaaaaggtcaagcacatcagcaaaccagttAGGCctggtgcatttctcaaaaatacaatacaaatacagttaaataaaataaattcaggaataaaataaggctgaatctcaaataggcacataagcagactctctatcaaaatgaatactaaagctgactcaatacagcaattcaaaatgaatagtataacatgcctctaataaggcaactaaatagcaggatgtcaacaggcttttcctttaaaagggtaagttaacgttcaactctgttctggacactcaaagacgccttacatcggatccattattcattcactcctcattcatacttggtgatggtaaactacgtgtgtagccacagctgccctggggcggactgacggaggcgtctacagctcagaatcactgcgtttttgttgacagtcccgtctttgttctttttagaaataaacattccgcccaaaggtccgagtggtcttgcctcgctctcctgtgtcgcgtccatctctgttgttagtcactctgcttttgactagtggcgcaggtaggaagtgacgtcactgcagcctacaggtcactcaatgggacaaatttaaaatgcttgcgcattgacgtgccactcacgattaattgcgttaacttttatagcgcattaatttgcagcgtaattaattaatctaaaacGCGTTAAGGTGACGGCcctaatttatttctttatttgtgtatttatttacatttttgtacgtgttattacaacagacttcacaccttcatcaaatTTGCAACgccaacaacatctgaaaaagaaaagagctgACGGGTAGAAGACATTTAGCTTGTGATTTTCCCGCCCCAGAAACAACAAAGACCTCTCTCTTCACAATATGTTAGCAACCAATTTATGCATTAAAGTTAGCATTCAGTTTATTGTGGCGCATTGTTGTTTTAACCAGCTCTTTAGCTTCATTGTAGATTAGCAGGGCTCTTGATTTGATGTGACAGTGTGTTGTGTAGCTCCACAGCCACACAGTCTCTCAGATAGTATCACCAGTCCTTCATTCCCCCATCAATGTAGTCACAATATCTTAGATCCACTGAACTGTTATTCCAAATATCCTCTGTCGTCTCAGACGTGACCCTGAGCTGCTCACAGTGACATTTTACTTAGGAACAGCAAGTTTTGTTAGTATTATAGATGATCAAGACAAGAATGTTCTTGCTGTCTCTGTACACAATGTTATgattgtaataaataattacaatCTGAAAAATTAACCAACATTTCCATCAGTTCTGTAACTTTGCAATGTCAAgtctttttatgcttttttaaaaaagacagacagggtTCTTAGACTCTCAACTTCTCTGTCCAAATTGTTCCAAAGTTCGACACCagtaaaagagaaataaaatgtttttcatgtagtTCTTGATTTCTtacaaatgctgtgtttcctctctgctGGTAGTTGGACTCACTATTCTGGAGTCGTGCTagtatattttgtggtaaacagTTGTTGGGTGCTTTGTACTTGAGTTGAACAGTCCTGTAACTTATGAGGTCacatgaataattgatttgtgtgaGTTCTCTAATGAGCATTGTGAAGAATTATTATGGCTCTTTCTTGGAGTGAGAATAGAGGCTTTAATCCCCTTTTATATGCGTTTCCCCACACCTCAGCGTAGTAGTTCATATGGGGCAGGACTAATGCACACTAAATTATATAAAGCACCTTCTgaattaattggttctgagTTTTCCGCAGTATGGAAACACTTCTGTCTAGTTTAATTTGCGATTGCCTTACATGAGGTTTCCAGGTTAGCATCTCATGAATGATCACCCCTAGATTTT
Protein-coding regions in this window:
- the LOC137593109 gene encoding hexokinase-1-like, producing MIAAQLLAYYFTELKDDQVKKIDKYLYSMRFSDETLLDITQQFRRELTKGLGRDTNATAALKMLPTFVRSIPDGSEKGDFIALDLGGSNFRILRVKVSHEKKQTVQMESQIYETPEDIIHGSGTRLFDHVAECLGDFMEKQNIKDKKLPVGFTFSFPCRQSKLDEGILVTWTKRFKANGVEGMDVVQLLNKAIKKRGDYDADIMAVVNDTVGTMMTCGFDDQRCEVGIIIGTGTNACYMEEMHNIDLVEGDEGRMCVNTEWGAFGDDGRLEDIRTEFDREIDRGSINPGQQLFEKMVSGMYLGELVRLILVKMARDGMIFEGRITPELLTKGRFETKHISAIEKSKEGLSKTREILCKLGLEPTTEDCIAVQHVCTVVSFRSANMVAATLAGILLRLKENKGATRLRTTVGIDGSLYKMHPQYARRLHKAVRRLVPDIDVRFLLSESGSGKGAAMVTAVAYRLAEHSREIAQTLSEFRLTTEQLLEVKKRMREEMQNGLSKTTQDSATVKMLPTFVKSTPDGTENGDFLALDLGGTNFRVLLVKIRSGKKRTVEMHNKIYAIPLEVMQGTGEELFDHIVQCISDFLDYMGMKNTRLPLGFTFSFPCRQTSLDAGILVTWTKGFKATDCEGENIVGLLREAIKRREEFDLDVVAIVNDTVGTMMTCAYEESTCEIGLIAGTGSNACYMEEMRNIELIEGDVGQMCINMEWGAFGDNGCLDDIRTEYDRIVDDFSLNPGKQRYEKMCSGMYLGEIVRNILIDMTKRGFLFRGQISETLKTRGIFETKFLSQIESDRLALLQVRSILQHLGLDSTCDDSIIVKEVCGAVSRRAAELCGAGMAAVVDKIRENRRLDHLNIAVGVDGTLYKLHPHFSKIMHQTVKDLAPQCNVKFLLSEDGSGKGAALISAVGCRMRQELNNK